In Aminobacterium sp. MB27-C1, a single genomic region encodes these proteins:
- the dnaK gene encoding molecular chaperone DnaK: MKKAVGIDLGTTNSVISVVEGGSPIVIANAEGSRTTPSVVAYTRDDERLVGAMAKRQATLNPDGTLFSVKRFIGRTFDEVTSEMKIVPYKVKEGPNRAVRFEVFGKEYAPEEISAQILKKLVNDASSYLGENITDVVITIPAYFNDAQRQATKDAATIAGLNVLRIINEPTAAALAYGLDKQKEQKILVFDLGGGTFDVSILDIGEGVVEVLSTSGDTHLGGDDFDKVVVDYIADEFKKENGIDLRNDRQALQRLYEAAEKAKCELSGRTSTEISLPFITADATGPKHLSMNFTRAKFDQLTELLVKRCIKPMQDALAAAKLSPSDIDEVVLVGGSTRIPAVQALIRKFTGGKNPNMSVNPDEVVAVGAAIQGGILKGEMKDVLLLDVIPLSLGVETMGGVMTKIIDKNTTIPYRKTEIFTTAEDSQPAVDIVVLQGEREMAADNRILGNFKLEGIRKAPRGIPQIEVTFDVDANGILKVSAKDKDTGKVQQITIAGSTNLDKSEVERMIHEAQEHSAEDRKKREKADARNELETLAYRLEKELADKESVLEETQKARARNVLEESKELLKNSEANAESMRVNISELQQVLQVVSSVSGKQESQDQNKQTEDVVDAEFTDPDQDCNS, from the coding sequence ATGAAGAAAGCAGTCGGTATTGATCTTGGAACGACCAATTCTGTCATTTCTGTAGTAGAGGGAGGATCTCCTATTGTCATTGCAAATGCTGAGGGAAGTCGAACAACGCCATCGGTGGTTGCTTATACGAGAGACGATGAGCGATTAGTAGGAGCAATGGCCAAGAGGCAGGCAACCTTAAATCCTGATGGCACTCTTTTTTCTGTAAAACGTTTTATTGGACGAACTTTTGATGAAGTAACTTCAGAGATGAAAATCGTTCCATATAAAGTTAAGGAAGGTCCGAATAGGGCCGTACGTTTTGAAGTGTTTGGTAAGGAATATGCTCCTGAAGAGATAAGTGCACAGATTCTTAAAAAGTTGGTTAATGACGCAAGTAGCTATCTGGGAGAAAATATCACAGATGTTGTTATTACTATTCCTGCATATTTTAACGATGCCCAGCGCCAGGCAACGAAGGATGCCGCAACAATAGCCGGGTTAAACGTACTTCGTATCATTAACGAACCTACGGCGGCTGCCCTAGCCTATGGACTGGATAAGCAAAAAGAGCAAAAGATTCTAGTTTTTGACCTTGGCGGAGGAACTTTCGATGTCTCTATTCTTGATATAGGGGAAGGGGTTGTTGAAGTCCTCTCTACCTCTGGAGATACCCATCTTGGCGGTGATGATTTCGATAAGGTGGTAGTTGATTACATCGCTGACGAATTTAAGAAAGAAAATGGCATAGATTTAAGAAACGACAGGCAGGCCTTGCAACGGCTTTATGAAGCGGCTGAAAAAGCGAAGTGCGAACTTTCGGGTAGAACATCTACGGAAATCAGCTTACCCTTTATAACAGCTGACGCCACGGGCCCTAAACATCTCAGTATGAACTTTACACGGGCCAAATTCGATCAGCTTACAGAGCTTCTTGTAAAACGTTGTATTAAGCCGATGCAAGATGCATTAGCAGCGGCAAAACTTTCTCCTTCAGATATAGACGAAGTTGTTCTTGTCGGTGGTTCTACGCGAATACCGGCGGTACAGGCTCTTATAAGGAAGTTTACGGGTGGAAAAAATCCGAATATGTCAGTTAATCCCGATGAAGTGGTAGCTGTAGGTGCTGCTATACAGGGTGGTATTTTAAAGGGCGAAATGAAGGATGTCCTTTTGCTTGATGTTATTCCTCTTTCTCTTGGCGTTGAAACCATGGGCGGAGTAATGACAAAAATTATAGATAAAAATACGACGATTCCCTATAGAAAAACAGAGATATTTACGACAGCGGAAGATAGCCAGCCCGCAGTAGATATTGTCGTTCTTCAGGGAGAGCGGGAAATGGCGGCAGATAATAGAATCCTTGGCAACTTTAAACTTGAAGGGATCAGAAAAGCTCCTCGGGGCATTCCTCAGATAGAAGTTACCTTTGATGTTGATGCTAACGGAATTCTCAAGGTGTCTGCCAAAGATAAAGATACAGGTAAGGTTCAACAGATCACCATTGCAGGGTCTACCAATCTCGATAAAAGTGAAGTTGAGCGAATGATACATGAGGCACAGGAACACTCTGCCGAAGACAGGAAAAAACGAGAAAAAGCTGACGCAAGAAACGAACTTGAAACTCTCGCTTACAGGTTGGAAAAAGAGTTGGCGGACAAAGAGAGTGTTTTAGAAGAAACGCAGAAAGCAAGAGCACGTAACGTGCTGGAAGAATCAAAGGAACTGCTTAAAAATTCTGAAGCAAATGCAGAAAGTATGAGAGTTAATATTTCAGAATTACAGCAGGTTTTACAGGTTGTATCTTCAGTAAGTGGAAAGCAAGAATCTCAGGATCAGAACAAACAAACGGAAGATGTTGTCGATGCAGAATTTACTGATCCCGATCAAGATTGTAACAGTTGA
- a CDS encoding DUF2156 domain-containing protein, whose product MTIAFEPITLERRDDYLHLYNLTPQKASDYSFINLWAWHNDRKYEWAFEADLCWLRTTSSESIQWAPVGSWHSIDWRNVLSKLFPNGVVFDRVPENLANILQQSLGDDIQLEEEREEWEYIYRVSDLIELSGNRFHKKKNLLQQFIRSYDYSYSPITLANIGHIIELQKEWCEWRNCDDSPGLKAESCAIRRVLEHWGEMPSISGGVLSVKDQMVAYTVAESIDNETIVIHFEKGMTDYKGVYQAINQIFLDQSAHSFEWVNREQDMGSEGIRKAKMSYNPATFLKKYRVTWGA is encoded by the coding sequence GTGACCATTGCTTTTGAACCTATAACGTTAGAGAGACGAGATGATTATCTCCATTTATACAATCTCACTCCTCAGAAGGCCTCTGATTATAGCTTTATTAATCTTTGGGCCTGGCATAATGACAGAAAGTATGAATGGGCTTTTGAAGCTGATCTTTGCTGGCTTCGAACTACTTCTTCAGAATCTATTCAGTGGGCTCCTGTAGGATCATGGCATAGTATAGACTGGCGAAATGTTCTTTCAAAACTCTTTCCCAACGGTGTTGTATTTGATAGAGTTCCTGAAAATTTGGCAAATATTTTACAGCAAAGTCTGGGTGACGATATACAATTAGAAGAAGAACGAGAAGAGTGGGAGTATATTTATCGAGTATCTGATCTTATTGAACTTTCAGGTAATCGTTTCCATAAGAAAAAAAATCTTTTGCAACAATTTATTCGTAGCTATGACTATTCTTATTCCCCAATAACCCTAGCAAACATAGGGCATATCATAGAATTACAAAAAGAATGGTGTGAGTGGCGTAATTGTGATGATTCTCCAGGGTTAAAAGCAGAAAGTTGCGCTATTCGCCGTGTACTAGAGCATTGGGGAGAAATGCCGTCTATTTCAGGTGGTGTTCTCTCTGTGAAGGATCAAATGGTTGCCTATACAGTGGCCGAGAGTATTGATAACGAAACAATTGTTATTCATTTCGAAAAGGGAATGACTGATTATAAAGGCGTCTATCAGGCGATTAACCAGATTTTTCTTGATCAGAGCGCCCATTCTTTTGAGTGGGTCAACCGTGAGCAGGATATGGGAAGCGAAGGCATCAGAAAGGCTAAAATGTCGTATAACCCTGCTACTTTTCTTAAGAAATATCGAGTAACGTGGGGTGCATAA